From Levilactobacillus zymae, a single genomic window includes:
- a CDS encoding methyltransferase domain-containing protein yields MKKIDRAAAFLDRHAGLFRCPVCHDPYDHVAEHSLVCPQGHNVDLSKKGMLYFMQRAVASEYDDAMLAARRRMLQAGLFTGITDAFAAHLPATSQTILDVGCGEGTPLAAVLAHRNGQDTAVGFDISKPGINLATQLDTKAFFCVADLAQMPFTDQQFTAVLDLFSPSAYKEFNRIIAPGGQLLKVIPNADYLIELRQAIFPAGNAHAQYDNSNVLELFKQHYPQATSERIRYQVPVAPERFADLMLMTPMHWGADQDRLDQVAAQPFPAITVDVTLLCAQPSEVNR; encoded by the coding sequence ATGAAAAAGATTGATCGGGCCGCGGCCTTTTTAGACCGGCATGCCGGCCTTTTCCGTTGTCCCGTGTGTCACGACCCGTACGACCACGTGGCCGAACATAGTTTAGTCTGTCCCCAGGGCCACAACGTTGACCTTTCCAAGAAGGGGATGCTGTACTTCATGCAGCGGGCCGTGGCCAGCGAATACGATGACGCGATGTTGGCCGCCCGGCGGCGGATGTTGCAGGCCGGCCTGTTTACCGGAATCACCGATGCTTTTGCGGCTCACCTGCCGGCAACGTCCCAAACGATTTTAGATGTTGGGTGTGGGGAAGGGACCCCGTTAGCCGCCGTGTTGGCGCACCGGAACGGCCAGGACACGGCCGTGGGATTTGACATCTCGAAGCCGGGGATCAACCTGGCGACCCAACTCGACACCAAGGCCTTTTTCTGCGTGGCCGATTTGGCGCAGATGCCGTTTACCGACCAGCAATTTACGGCGGTATTGGATCTGTTTTCGCCGTCGGCTTACAAGGAATTCAACCGGATCATCGCGCCGGGCGGGCAACTCTTGAAGGTGATTCCTAACGCTGATTACCTGATCGAACTGCGGCAGGCCATTTTCCCGGCCGGTAACGCCCATGCCCAGTACGACAACAGCAATGTTTTGGAACTTTTCAAACAACATTATCCGCAGGCCACCAGCGAACGAATTCGCTACCAGGTCCCGGTTGCCCCAGAACGGTTTGCCGATTTGATGTTGATGACGCCGATGCACTGGGGCGCCGATCAGGACCGACTCGACCAAGTTGCCGCGCAGCCGTTCCCCGCGATTACGGTCGACGTGACGTTATTATGTGCACAACCGAGCGAGGTAAACCGTTAA
- a CDS encoding tRNA (cytidine(34)-2'-O)-methyltransferase: MTNHIALFEPLFPANTGNIARTCAGTDTVLDLIKPLGFSVDDAHLKRAGLDYWDKVDVRYHDNLPAFLDSIADPTQLYLVSKFAEQDYTEPDYSLNDNDHYFLFGKETTGLPEPFMRQHEEKCIRIPQDDGHIRALNLSNSAAIVIYEVLRQQAFPNLERIHRYPHDKLK; encoded by the coding sequence ATGACCAACCATATTGCGTTATTTGAACCGCTATTTCCTGCCAATACGGGCAACATCGCCCGGACCTGTGCCGGAACTGATACCGTTTTAGATTTAATCAAACCCCTGGGATTTTCGGTCGATGATGCGCACTTGAAACGCGCCGGCTTGGATTACTGGGATAAGGTGGATGTGCGTTACCACGACAACCTGCCCGCTTTTTTAGACTCGATTGCCGATCCGACCCAGCTATACTTGGTCTCGAAGTTTGCCGAACAGGATTACACGGAACCCGATTATTCGTTGAACGATAACGACCACTACTTCCTATTTGGGAAGGAAACGACCGGGTTACCGGAACCGTTCATGCGCCAACACGAAGAAAAGTGCATCCGGATTCCCCAAGATGACGGTCATATTCGGGCGTTAAACTTATCGAACAGTGCGGCCATTGTGATTTACGAAGTTTTGCGGCAACAGGCCTTTCCGAATCTGGAACGCATTCACCGTTACCCTCACGACAAATTAAAATAA
- a CDS encoding DNA translocase FtsK, producing MATKRKTTRRKTTRRRTTKRKSAQPFPYTRNVVGLVLLVLAALGLFHLGLLGTLWANLIRLVVGETYPFGLVVLGALGVTLAVTGTWPQLAHHYWLGSGLIYGGWLLWASATAFAVANQHSGFLNTVWHSGLADLVSGGRTTDLGGGLVGALALTVIAWLIALLGAQIAAWLVMAGGVLVFFQIPLTDVQHALQRIGQWLGRGLGSLTQAVQRGRAAIQARHQDVQDTGSTADKDLPDPRSTVTSQAPTPPEQPTQPATPAQPSYHVTVAANETPRPQPTPENAEADTATADSLVGNTEVDPNYQLPTPDLLKQVPPADQTAEVNAIDANTKILKQTLDSFGVDAEVKNVSLGPSVTEYELHPAIGVKVSRIVNLADDLALALAAKGIRIQAPIPGKSLIGIEVPNKEVSTVAFRDVVEAQPPHPGHPLEVPLGRNVTGQVVTMDLTKMPHLLIAGATGSGKSVAINGIITSILMNARPDQVKMMLIDPKKVELSVYNGIPHLLTPVVSEPKKAARALHKVVAEMERRYELFSQFGQRKISGYNAFVKKANAEDNQARPTLPYIVVIVDELADLMMTVSSEVEDAIIRLAQMGRAAGVHMILATQRPSVDVITGLIKANVPSRIAFAVSSGIDSRTILDANGAEKLLGRGDMLYQPVDANSPVRVQGAFIPDEDVSNVVDFIKQQQTADYDEDMMVTDEEMQQSEQGDSDDDLFDDALAFVVDQQKASTSLLQRRFRIGYNRAARIIDDLEQRGYIGPQEGSKPRQVYKQPEPSADSTTPPQS from the coding sequence TTGGCGACGAAACGAAAAACAACCCGCCGCAAGACCACGCGGCGGCGGACGACTAAGCGGAAGAGTGCCCAACCTTTTCCGTACACCCGGAACGTGGTGGGCTTGGTCTTGTTGGTGCTAGCCGCGTTGGGACTCTTTCACCTTGGGTTGTTGGGCACACTTTGGGCCAATCTGATTCGTCTGGTGGTGGGGGAGACCTACCCATTTGGACTAGTAGTTCTGGGAGCTTTGGGTGTGACCCTAGCCGTGACGGGAACTTGGCCCCAACTGGCGCACCACTATTGGCTGGGCAGTGGCTTGATTTATGGTGGCTGGCTGCTTTGGGCGAGTGCCACGGCCTTTGCAGTGGCTAATCAGCATAGTGGGTTCCTCAATACGGTTTGGCATAGTGGCTTGGCCGACCTAGTTTCTGGTGGCCGGACTACCGACTTAGGGGGCGGCCTGGTGGGGGCGCTGGCGCTCACCGTGATTGCTTGGTTGATTGCCCTGCTCGGCGCACAAATCGCTGCCTGGCTAGTGATGGCTGGGGGCGTTTTGGTCTTCTTTCAGATTCCCTTAACCGATGTGCAACACGCTTTACAACGAATTGGTCAGTGGTTAGGGCGGGGACTGGGCAGCTTGACGCAAGCCGTACAACGTGGGCGAGCGGCAATCCAAGCTCGACACCAGGATGTTCAGGATACGGGCTCAACGGCTGATAAGGACCTACCGGATCCACGAAGTACCGTCACGTCACAAGCACCGACGCCACCCGAACAGCCGACTCAGCCGGCAACGCCAGCCCAGCCGAGCTATCACGTGACCGTTGCGGCTAACGAAACGCCGCGACCACAGCCGACCCCAGAGAATGCGGAAGCTGACACCGCAACGGCCGATTCATTAGTGGGAAATACCGAGGTTGATCCGAACTATCAATTGCCGACACCGGACTTGTTGAAACAGGTACCGCCGGCTGATCAGACCGCTGAGGTCAACGCCATCGATGCTAACACCAAAATTTTGAAGCAAACGTTAGACAGCTTCGGGGTGGACGCCGAGGTGAAAAACGTCAGTTTAGGTCCCTCGGTAACCGAGTACGAACTGCATCCCGCTATTGGGGTCAAGGTGTCCCGGATTGTTAACTTGGCCGACGACCTAGCCTTGGCTTTGGCGGCTAAGGGAATCCGCATTCAAGCGCCAATCCCGGGGAAATCCCTGATTGGGATTGAGGTGCCGAATAAAGAAGTGTCCACCGTAGCCTTTCGTGACGTGGTCGAAGCCCAACCGCCACACCCGGGACATCCCTTAGAGGTACCCTTGGGTCGTAACGTCACGGGACAAGTGGTCACCATGGATCTGACCAAGATGCCCCATCTGCTGATTGCCGGAGCAACGGGAAGTGGGAAGTCCGTGGCCATTAATGGGATTATTACCAGTATCTTGATGAACGCCCGGCCTGACCAGGTAAAGATGATGCTAATCGATCCTAAAAAGGTGGAACTAAGCGTTTATAACGGGATTCCCCACCTGTTGACCCCGGTCGTGTCCGAGCCCAAGAAGGCCGCTCGCGCGTTACATAAAGTGGTGGCCGAGATGGAACGACGCTACGAGTTGTTCTCGCAGTTCGGGCAGCGTAAAATCTCGGGGTATAACGCCTTCGTGAAGAAGGCTAACGCCGAAGACAATCAGGCGCGGCCGACCTTACCGTACATCGTGGTTATCGTCGACGAATTAGCCGATTTGATGATGACGGTGTCCAGCGAAGTAGAAGACGCTATTATCCGTTTAGCGCAAATGGGACGGGCCGCCGGTGTTCACATGATTTTGGCCACCCAGCGACCTTCCGTGGATGTCATCACCGGGTTGATCAAGGCCAACGTGCCGTCCCGGATTGCCTTTGCGGTATCCAGTGGGATCGATTCGCGGACCATTCTGGATGCCAATGGGGCCGAAAAACTGCTGGGGCGGGGGGATATGCTCTACCAACCGGTGGATGCTAATTCACCCGTCCGGGTCCAGGGCGCGTTTATTCCCGATGAAGATGTTAGCAACGTGGTCGACTTCATTAAGCAGCAACAAACGGCCGATTACGATGAAGATATGATGGTGACCGACGAAGAAATGCAGCAAAGTGAGCAGGGAGACAGTGATGACGACCTGTTCGATGACGCATTAGCCTTTGTAGTGGACCAACAAAAGGCTAGCACCTCGTTACTGCAGCGCCGGTTCCGAATTGGTTATAATCGGGCCGCCCGGATCATTGACGATCTAGAACAACGGGGCTACATTGGTCCGCAAGAGGGCAGTAAGCCCCGCCAGGTCTATAAACAACCGGAGCCGTCGGCGGATTCGACGACTCCGCCGCAATCGTAG
- a CDS encoding DUF4044 domain-containing protein, which produces MEKKKKSTFQKITNVFVWIMIIATLGSLIFGAISSIMTS; this is translated from the coding sequence ATGGAAAAGAAAAAGAAATCAACGTTTCAAAAAATCACGAACGTTTTCGTCTGGATTATGATTATCGCAACTTTAGGCTCACTGATCTTTGGGGCCATTTCCTCAATCATGACTTCCTAA
- a CDS encoding DUF3397 family protein — translation MEFWASPAGQLVILLLGWLVISTVRRLFRRHWPAALFTWDLMTPLLIICSIVLVPSGAGDLLPWLVMGWMLIGIGVALAQAIHNHELLYPQFMKTFWRLSDLYWLLGFVSCFLLTIS, via the coding sequence ATGGAATTTTGGGCATCACCCGCGGGGCAGCTGGTGATCTTACTGTTGGGGTGGCTGGTGATTTCCACTGTCCGCCGGCTGTTTCGGCGCCATTGGCCCGCGGCATTATTTACCTGGGATTTGATGACGCCGTTATTAATTATCTGTAGTATCGTTCTCGTCCCTAGTGGCGCGGGCGACCTCTTACCCTGGCTAGTCATGGGGTGGATGCTGATTGGAATTGGGGTGGCTTTGGCTCAGGCAATCCATAATCATGAGCTATTGTATCCGCAATTTATGAAGACATTTTGGCGCCTATCGGATCTGTATTGGCTATTAGGGTTTGTGAGTTGTTTCCTACTTACAATTAGTTAG
- the mraZ gene encoding division/cell wall cluster transcriptional repressor MraZ, which translates to MFMGEFEHSIDAKGRLIIPAKFREQLGEHFVVTRGMDGCLFGYPMSEWATLQNKLKTLPVNRKDARAFVRFFYSAATECDLDKQGRINLPQTLRTHADLEKACVIVGVANRFEIWSAERWAAFSATAEANFDDIAENLIDFDL; encoded by the coding sequence ATGTTCATGGGCGAATTTGAGCATTCAATTGACGCCAAGGGCCGGCTGATTATTCCCGCTAAGTTTCGTGAGCAATTGGGCGAGCATTTTGTGGTGACCCGGGGCATGGATGGGTGTTTATTCGGTTACCCCATGTCGGAATGGGCAACGTTACAAAATAAGCTCAAAACTTTACCAGTGAACCGGAAAGATGCCCGGGCCTTTGTGCGTTTTTTCTATTCAGCGGCCACGGAATGTGACCTGGATAAACAGGGCCGCATCAATCTACCCCAGACATTACGCACGCACGCCGACCTGGAGAAGGCGTGCGTCATCGTGGGGGTAGCCAACCGGTTTGAAATTTGGAGTGCTGAGCGTTGGGCGGCTTTTTCCGCCACAGCCGAAGCCAACTTTGACGATATTGCAGAAAATCTAATTGACTTTGATCTTTAA
- the rsmH gene encoding 16S rRNA (cytosine(1402)-N(4))-methyltransferase RsmH: MEDFHHVTVLLNEAVAGLAIQPTGTYVDCTLGGGGHSQHILEQLTTGHLYAFDQDQTAIDYNQEHLAVALAAGKVTFIKSNFRDIQAQLAARGVTQVDGILYDLGVSSPQFDEADRGFSYQHDAPLDMRMDQSAPLTAWTVVNEWSFNDLMRIFHRYGEEKFAKPIARAIERHRATAPIDTTGQLVDIIKEGIPAAARRHGGHPAKKVFQAIRIAVNDELGALEASLEQAITLLAPHGRISVITFQSLEDRLVKTMFREKSSLPDLPHGLPVIPENMQPDYRLVNRKPILPSAAELAANHRAHSAKLRILEKL, from the coding sequence TTGGAAGACTTTCATCATGTTACGGTACTTTTAAATGAAGCGGTGGCCGGGTTGGCCATTCAACCAACCGGCACCTATGTGGATTGCACGCTGGGTGGCGGTGGCCACAGTCAACATATTCTCGAACAGTTGACAACCGGCCACTTGTACGCTTTTGATCAAGACCAAACCGCCATCGACTATAATCAAGAACACTTGGCGGTGGCACTAGCTGCCGGTAAGGTGACGTTTATCAAGAGCAACTTCCGGGATATTCAAGCCCAGTTGGCCGCACGAGGGGTCACTCAGGTTGACGGTATCTTGTATGATTTAGGCGTTTCTTCACCGCAGTTCGATGAGGCTGATCGGGGATTTAGTTACCAACACGATGCCCCCCTCGACATGCGGATGGACCAATCCGCGCCGTTGACGGCTTGGACGGTGGTCAATGAATGGTCGTTTAACGATTTGATGCGCATTTTCCACCGGTACGGCGAAGAAAAGTTTGCCAAACCCATCGCGCGCGCCATCGAACGCCATCGCGCCACCGCACCCATCGACACCACGGGACAGTTGGTTGACATCATTAAGGAGGGGATCCCCGCGGCGGCTCGGCGCCACGGGGGGCATCCCGCCAAGAAGGTTTTCCAAGCAATTCGAATCGCCGTGAACGACGAATTAGGAGCGTTGGAAGCCTCGCTGGAGCAAGCCATCACGTTATTGGCGCCCCACGGACGAATCAGTGTGATTACCTTCCAGTCCTTGGAGGACCGGCTGGTGAAGACCATGTTTCGTGAAAAATCATCGTTACCCGATCTGCCACACGGGTTGCCGGTGATTCCAGAAAATATGCAACCGGATTATCGCTTGGTTAATCGGAAACCAATTCTGCCTTCAGCGGCGGAATTGGCCGCCAATCACCGAGCTCATAGTGCTAAATTACGCATCTTAGAAAAGCTTTAA
- the ftsL gene encoding cell division protein FtsL, translating into MAQNSLAEAVPLTTEPQRRPNIEHPQPRVRPQGQPQGQPQRQKLPVSKFEKCLVTACGLVLAVLMVCVVSAKIAMSNAQHDLQTINQTTATYQNRNTNAQQEINELQSRSRLDKVAQKQGLSLENARIRTVNK; encoded by the coding sequence ATGGCGCAAAATAGCTTAGCAGAAGCCGTTCCGTTAACAACGGAACCGCAACGACGCCCAAACATAGAACACCCACAACCGCGGGTTCGTCCCCAGGGCCAACCCCAAGGACAACCGCAACGACAAAAATTACCCGTTTCCAAATTTGAGAAATGTCTGGTCACGGCCTGTGGTTTAGTGTTGGCTGTATTGATGGTTTGTGTCGTCTCCGCCAAAATCGCAATGAGTAATGCTCAACATGATTTACAAACAATTAATCAGACCACGGCCACTTATCAAAACCGTAATACCAACGCGCAACAAGAGATTAACGAGTTGCAGAGTCGGAGTCGGTTGGATAAGGTTGCGCAGAAGCAAGGACTGAGTTTGGAAAATGCGCGAATAAGGACTGTTAATAAATAA
- a CDS encoding penicillin-binding transpeptidase domain-containing protein: MNDSPKHPMKNTNARRNRKIVGQFLFFLFIGVFILIAVRFSYISIGKKVQNVNLSAAAQKLYTANETLKAKRGTIYDANDQPIAEDTSVYSLYVVLDKRQVGLNNQKLYATNKPKIAKVLAKYLPISEKKALSILNPSKGTPFQVEFGTAGQNISLATKQKIQSYHLSGINFVQQESRLYPNGVFASHLIGLAQATTKDNQTTLTGSMGIEQAFNKELTGKDGSQKIKKDMYGYQLPGTKQKYKKAQNGDNVYTTLDTRLQTLLETEMSSVQSQVKANSMNAVLMNAKTGAILAATQRPTFNATTKAGLGQVWRNTLVQDAYEPGSTMKIFTLASSINSGNYNGNATYQSGRYMIGNQIVPDWNTSGWGTITYDKGFAVSSNVAMAHLEQQMGAKTWKKYINRFHFLKSTNSGLPGELSGSIAFTRPIEQADTSFGQGIQVTVFQMLQALTAVSNDGTMMKPYVISKVVNPNTNKTVKAYSPTKVGTPITAKTAKAVRKHMEDVVYKSYGIGSDYKMSGYKVAVKTGTAQVSNGKSGYLSGDDNYLYSVAAMVPASHPKYVMYITMKQPRLSGKTATQLLASIMKPVMARALQEDSTTTTKTVKMPTVTGKSTTTATNQLSKLGMTVTTLGNGTKVQKQSVSAGTALYQDQRVFLTTGGTVSLPSLTGWSKGDVVKLAQLVGIKLTVNGDGYVTKQSLKAGTTVSTGSALTITLKQNK, from the coding sequence ATGAATGATTCCCCAAAGCATCCCATGAAGAATACGAACGCGCGCAGAAACCGGAAGATCGTTGGCCAGTTTCTGTTTTTCCTTTTCATCGGCGTTTTTATCCTCATTGCGGTGCGTTTTTCTTACATTTCGATTGGTAAGAAGGTTCAAAACGTGAATTTAAGCGCGGCGGCCCAGAAATTGTATACGGCAAACGAAACGTTGAAGGCCAAGCGCGGGACCATCTATGACGCCAATGATCAACCCATTGCTGAAGATACCAGCGTGTACTCACTCTACGTGGTATTAGACAAGCGGCAAGTTGGGTTGAATAATCAGAAATTGTATGCCACAAATAAGCCTAAAATTGCTAAGGTCCTAGCGAAGTACCTACCAATTAGTGAAAAGAAGGCCCTGAGCATCCTGAATCCCAGCAAGGGAACACCCTTTCAAGTGGAATTTGGGACGGCGGGGCAGAACATTTCGCTGGCGACCAAGCAAAAAATCCAAAGTTATCATTTAAGTGGCATTAACTTTGTCCAACAGGAATCGCGACTCTACCCGAACGGGGTCTTCGCTTCTCACCTGATTGGGCTAGCTCAGGCCACCACCAAGGACAATCAGACCACTTTAACCGGGAGCATGGGAATCGAGCAAGCCTTTAACAAGGAACTGACGGGGAAGGACGGTTCCCAGAAGATCAAGAAGGATATGTACGGTTACCAGCTACCAGGTACTAAGCAGAAGTATAAGAAGGCCCAAAATGGGGACAACGTGTACACCACGCTGGATACCAGATTGCAGACGCTGCTAGAAACTGAGATGAGTAGCGTGCAGAGTCAGGTCAAGGCCAACTCGATGAACGCCGTGTTGATGAACGCCAAGACGGGGGCCATTCTGGCGGCCACCCAGCGACCGACGTTTAACGCGACGACTAAGGCGGGGTTGGGTCAGGTTTGGCGCAATACCCTAGTCCAGGACGCTTACGAGCCCGGGTCTACCATGAAGATCTTCACCCTGGCGTCTTCCATCAATAGCGGTAACTACAACGGTAACGCCACTTACCAATCCGGGAGATACATGATTGGTAATCAGATTGTGCCCGATTGGAACACCTCCGGGTGGGGGACCATCACCTATGACAAGGGGTTTGCGGTTTCCAGTAACGTGGCGATGGCGCACCTGGAACAACAGATGGGCGCTAAAACCTGGAAGAAGTATATCAATCGCTTCCACTTCCTGAAGAGTACCAACTCCGGATTACCCGGGGAGCTGAGCGGTAGCATTGCCTTCACTCGGCCCATCGAGCAGGCGGATACTTCGTTTGGCCAGGGGATTCAAGTCACCGTCTTTCAGATGTTGCAAGCCTTAACGGCGGTCAGCAATGACGGAACAATGATGAAGCCGTACGTGATCAGTAAGGTGGTCAACCCGAACACCAACAAGACGGTCAAGGCTTACTCACCAACTAAGGTGGGGACGCCGATTACCGCCAAGACCGCTAAGGCCGTGCGTAAGCACATGGAAGACGTGGTGTACAAGAGTTACGGTATCGGTAGCGATTATAAGATGAGCGGTTATAAGGTTGCCGTTAAGACGGGGACGGCCCAGGTCAGCAATGGTAAGTCCGGCTACCTGTCGGGCGATGACAATTACCTTTATTCCGTGGCGGCCATGGTTCCCGCAAGTCACCCTAAGTACGTGATGTATATCACCATGAAACAGCCCCGGTTGAGTGGCAAAACCGCCACGCAGTTGCTAGCGTCGATCATGAAGCCCGTCATGGCGCGAGCGTTACAGGAAGATAGCACGACCACCACGAAGACCGTGAAGATGCCGACGGTTACGGGGAAGTCCACCACCACTGCCACGAATCAGTTGAGCAAGTTGGGGATGACCGTGACGACGTTAGGGAACGGCACGAAGGTTCAAAAACAATCGGTCAGTGCGGGAACGGCGCTGTACCAAGACCAGCGAGTCTTTCTCACCACCGGCGGCACCGTCAGCTTACCAAGTTTGACGGGATGGTCGAAGGGTGATGTGGTAAAATTAGCACAGTTGGTGGGCATTAAGCTGACCGTCAACGGGGATGGTTACGTGACCAAGCAGAGTTTAAAGGCGGGCACGACCGTTTCAACGGGGTCGGCATTGACTATCACTTTGAAACAAAATAAATGA
- the mraY gene encoding phospho-N-acetylmuramoyl-pentapeptide-transferase, with product MITALVPFLGGLIITVAFMPALIRYFRARHEGQMIREEGPTWHEKKSGTPTMGGLLFIIAIIVMTLATSWTLAPHHVLSTTWILLFILVLYGFLGAWDDSIKLFHRQNEGLKAWQKLLGQIVGALLLFWVYAHEQLPMSLAIPGLGEWHMGWLYAIFAIIWLVGFSNAVNLSDGLDGLVSGLASISFAAYGVVAWQQHQVNISIFCFAVVGSLLGFLIFNHKPAKIFMGDTGSLALGGALAAVSILLHHELSLLWIGLVYVIETASVILQVASFKLTGKRIFLMSPIHHHFEMLGWSEWKIDFTFWGVGLLTALTGVWAILAK from the coding sequence ATGATAACTGCACTTGTGCCCTTTCTTGGGGGCTTAATAATTACGGTGGCGTTTATGCCAGCACTAATTCGATACTTTCGCGCGCGGCATGAAGGACAAATGATTCGGGAAGAGGGTCCGACTTGGCACGAGAAAAAGTCGGGAACCCCCACCATGGGTGGCTTACTCTTCATCATTGCCATCATTGTGATGACGTTGGCGACTAGTTGGACGTTGGCGCCGCATCACGTATTGTCCACCACTTGGATTTTATTGTTCATTCTGGTGCTCTATGGTTTCTTGGGCGCGTGGGATGACAGTATTAAGCTCTTTCACCGGCAAAATGAGGGATTAAAGGCCTGGCAGAAGTTGTTGGGGCAAATCGTAGGGGCACTCCTGCTCTTCTGGGTGTACGCTCACGAACAGTTACCCATGTCGTTAGCCATTCCCGGTCTGGGTGAATGGCACATGGGGTGGTTGTATGCCATCTTTGCCATTATCTGGTTGGTTGGGTTCTCCAATGCGGTGAACTTGTCTGACGGGTTAGATGGCCTGGTCAGTGGCCTCGCCAGCATTTCTTTTGCGGCCTACGGGGTCGTGGCTTGGCAACAGCATCAAGTAAATATTAGTATCTTTTGTTTTGCCGTAGTCGGCAGTCTGTTAGGCTTCTTGATCTTTAATCACAAACCGGCCAAGATTTTTATGGGGGATACCGGATCGTTAGCGTTAGGGGGCGCCTTAGCCGCCGTATCGATCCTGTTGCACCATGAATTATCCCTACTGTGGATTGGCCTGGTTTACGTGATTGAGACGGCCAGTGTTATTTTGCAAGTGGCCTCGTTTAAGTTGACGGGGAAGCGGATCTTCTTAATGAGTCCGATTCACCATCACTTTGAAATGTTAGGCTGGAGTGAGTGGAAGATTGACTTCACCTTCTGGGGTGTGGGCTTATTGACGGCCTTGACGGGTGTCTGGGCCATCCTTGCAAAGTAA
- the murD gene encoding UDP-N-acetylmuramoyl-L-alanine--D-glutamate ligase: MKQITTYANQRVLVLGLAKSGFNAAKLLKRLGAQVTVSDVQPLAQNTEAQELQQAGFTVVTGEQKPELLDAGYDLMVKNPGIPYDVPIVKRALALKLPIITEMELASEVAEAELVAVTGSNGKTTTTTMIQKMLDHDRTAGHAVYAGNIGIPASQVAQQVTASDTLVLEVSSFMLVGTTTFHPHIAVLTNIFSNHLDYHKTRANYVAAKMKITANQTASDYFVVNFDNPEWRELSTHSKAQVVPFSRQNVTQDGAYEDHGTLYFRGEAIMPADEVKVPGDHNIENALAAIAVAKIKGVSTGSIVAVLRAFGGVRHRTQFVLEADGRQYYNDSKATDMEATEMALKGFKAPVILLAGGLDRGYTFEKMIPAFKDHVKAIVLFGETANLLAETAKQAGIKTIKMTENPETGVPVAYELSAPGDIILLSPANASWDQYPNFEVRGDKFIKAVEKLTGKQEEV, from the coding sequence ATGAAACAAATCACGACGTATGCCAACCAACGGGTGTTAGTGTTAGGGCTGGCCAAGAGTGGCTTTAACGCCGCTAAATTGTTGAAGCGGCTAGGCGCACAGGTCACGGTCAGTGACGTACAACCCCTAGCCCAAAATACGGAAGCCCAAGAATTACAGCAGGCGGGCTTTACCGTGGTAACTGGGGAACAAAAACCAGAACTTTTGGATGCCGGTTATGATCTGATGGTGAAGAATCCGGGCATTCCGTACGATGTGCCGATTGTGAAGCGCGCATTAGCTCTGAAGTTACCAATCATCACCGAGATGGAACTTGCTAGCGAGGTCGCTGAAGCCGAACTGGTCGCCGTAACTGGGAGTAATGGTAAAACCACCACGACGACCATGATCCAAAAGATGCTGGATCATGACCGCACGGCTGGCCACGCGGTCTACGCCGGTAACATTGGAATTCCGGCTAGCCAGGTCGCCCAACAAGTCACGGCGAGCGACACCTTGGTCTTAGAAGTCTCCAGCTTCATGTTGGTCGGGACCACCACGTTCCATCCCCACATCGCGGTGTTGACCAATATCTTCTCTAATCACCTGGATTACCATAAGACGCGGGCCAATTACGTGGCCGCTAAAATGAAAATCACAGCCAATCAAACGGCCAGTGACTACTTCGTGGTAAATTTTGATAACCCAGAATGGCGGGAACTGAGTACCCATTCTAAGGCGCAAGTCGTCCCCTTCTCCCGGCAAAATGTGACTCAAGATGGGGCTTACGAAGACCACGGAACGCTGTACTTCCGTGGAGAGGCTATCATGCCTGCTGATGAGGTCAAGGTACCTGGTGATCACAATATCGAAAACGCGCTGGCGGCGATTGCGGTGGCCAAGATTAAAGGCGTCAGCACCGGATCCATCGTGGCCGTGTTACGGGCCTTTGGGGGCGTGCGTCACCGGACTCAGTTCGTGTTAGAAGCCGATGGTCGGCAGTACTACAACGATTCTAAGGCCACCGACATGGAAGCGACGGAGATGGCACTGAAGGGCTTTAAGGCGCCCGTCATTCTGTTGGCTGGGGGACTAGACCGGGGCTACACCTTTGAAAAGATGATTCCCGCGTTTAAGGATCACGTTAAAGCGATTGTCTTGTTCGGCGAAACGGCGAACCTCTTAGCTGAAACCGCCAAACAAGCGGGGATTAAGACCATCAAGATGACCGAAAATCCCGAAACCGGGGTGCCCGTGGCTTATGAACTGAGTGCGCCGGGCGACATCATCCTTTTATCGCCGGCCAACGCCAGCTGGGATCAGTACCCGAACTTCGAGGTACGGGGCGATAAGTTTATCAAAGCCGTGGAAAAGTTAACCGGTAAACAGGAGGAAGTTTAA